A part of Acropora palmata chromosome 6, jaAcrPala1.3, whole genome shotgun sequence genomic DNA contains:
- the LOC141883902 gene encoding G-protein coupled receptor Mth-like isoform X2 encodes MSCYCEKDCKKWGDCCWDFKIRCAEIIGDSSTDSMTCGNINDHSWSGVIMKSTCELNNEYTSDCKNFENLSLSMQRELPMFDAQNNVTYRSIACARCNNADPEKLIPWGLRVTCPDRRTKLPEDKNINTIKTFLKDKCYWNYEPTVNLSRNFKWCVERDTLCESSSQFSGKKLVKELCSSYSMLFSVKVSHYVTHFYRNPHCAICNPQGKQFGKNEDNNDTEGSILPPLGPPLSVLLDISSETFIIEKKRQVTHPFIPTNCSFEAKNCSLLFEGKRCLIIGSAEVNQSSTLHSNAGVFHIPSYKQVGLQHANGNFVSILCPTDEGKRTKEDEIYLTFSGSILSIVSLLFLVVVYLSIKELRNLPGKCLVSLSLALVWYQIIFRLSEVSKDVEGLCKAVAISLHFFFLAAFSWMSIMAFDTAKTFKVQVKDPRKHASDIKKTFIKYCFVGWGVPLAIVVLCVMLDHIGAVEFGYGKHFQYCGISDRIAIAVAMVTPVSLALVFNVVCLTKSVYTIYQLQKGSGQVTSSRSRVPLLLICFKLTAIMGLTWILTLVANWKQASFLQYPATVLNSLQGFIITLCFITTKRARSLIREKFCKRGSRA; translated from the exons ATGTCGTGCTACTGTGAGAAAGATTGCAAAAAATGGGGTGACTGTTGCTGGGATTTCAAAATACG ATGCGCCGAAATCATTGGAGATTCGTCTACTGATAGTATGACTTGTGGGAATATCAATGATCACTCTTGGTCAGGAGTAATTATGAAATCAACTTGCGAATTGAATAATGAATATACAAGCGACTgcaaaaactttgaaaatctcAGTTTATCAATGCAGAGAGAGCTACCCATGTTTGATGCACAAAACAATGTTACTTACAGAAGCATTGCATGTGCAAGGTGCAATAATGCAGACCCAGAGAAGCTGATACCTTGGGGCCTCAGAGTCACTTGTCCAGATCGGAGAACAAAGCTTCCAGAAGATAAGAACATTAATACAATCAAGACATTTTTGAAAGACAAATGTTACTGGAATTACGAACCCACTGTAAACCTCAGTCGCAACTTCAAGTGGTGTGTTGAACGCGATACACTATGCGAGTCCTCTAGTCAGTTTTCCGGGAAGAAGTTGGTCAAAGAGTTATGTTCTTCCTATTCCATGTTGTTTTCGGTGAAAGTTTCGCACTACGTTACACACTTTTACCGGAACCCTCACTGTGCAATTTGCAATCCTCAAGGAAAGCAGTTTGGGAAGAATGAGGATAATAACGACACCGAAGGTTCAATTTTGCCTCCACTCGGGCCTCCATTATCAGTCCTCCTTGACATCAGCTCAGAAACCTTTATCATTGAAAAGAAACGTCAAGTTACCCATCCGTTCATTCCAACAAACTGCAGTTTTGAGGCGAAAAACTGTTCTTTGCTCTTCGAAGGTAAAAGATGCTTGATTATCGGCTCGGCAGAGGTGAATCAATCATCAACGTTGCACTCAAATGCGGGAGTTTTTCATATTCCGAGCTATAAACAAGTTGGACTGCAACATGCGAACGGAAACTTTGTTTCTATTTTGTGCCCCACGGATGAAGGTAAACGGACGAAGGAAGATGAGATTTACCTCACATTTAGCGGATCAATTCTGTCAATCGTCTCGCTGTTGTTTCTTGTGGTAGTTTATCTGTCAATCAAGGAGCTCAGAAACCTTCCTGGAAAATGTCTGGTCAGTCTTTCACTTGCGTTGGTGTGGTATCAAATAATCTTTCGCCTCTCTGAAGTATCCAAAGACGTGGAAGGACTTTGCAAAGCGGTGGCtatttctcttcatttctttttcctggCAGCTTTTTCATGGATGAGTATAATGGCGTTTGACACTGCAAAAACGTTTAAAGTTCAAG TGAAAGACCCCAGGAAACACGCTTCTGACATCAAAAAGACCTTCATCAAATACTGCTTTGTTGGATGGGGAGTTCCCTTAGCAATTGTGGTCTTGTGTGTCATGTTGGATCACATTGGAGCCGTTGAGTTTGGTTATG GGAAACACTTTCAGTATTGTGGCATCTCTGACAGAATAGCTATAGCAGTCGCCATGGTTACACCTGTAAGCCTCGCTTTGGTCTTCAACGTCGTGTGCCTGACTAAAAGTGTTTACACGATTTATCAGTTGCAAAAG GGCTCTGGACAAGTAACAAGTTCTAGATCTCGCGTGCCGTTACTACTCATCTGCTTCAAACTAACAGCTATTATGGGACTCACGTGGATTCTGACACTTGTCGCAAACTGGAAACAAGCTTCCTTCCTCCAGTATCCAGCTACAGTCTTAAACAGCTTGCAAG GGTTCATCATAACGCTGTGCTTTATCACAACAAAAAGAGCAAGAAGTCTCATCAGAGAAAAATTCTGCAAACGTGGCTCAAGAGCTTAA
- the LOC141883902 gene encoding G-protein coupled receptor Mth-like isoform X1: protein MRVTLLSLWTSTCLTTAVGLSLSSSHPNFPMQSNLTETVAGTNASSKMHNQSDIGHDQPDFVLKYKGHDVSLRTLLKSNVILPVNTQSFLEKVADQKNSSQQSCQGRCFIDERSDAVMSCYCEKDCKKWGDCCWDFKIRCAEIIGDSSTDSMTCGNINDHSWSGVIMKSTCELNNEYTSDCKNFENLSLSMQRELPMFDAQNNVTYRSIACARCNNADPEKLIPWGLRVTCPDRRTKLPEDKNINTIKTFLKDKCYWNYEPTVNLSRNFKWCVERDTLCESSSQFSGKKLVKELCSSYSMLFSVKVSHYVTHFYRNPHCAICNPQGKQFGKNEDNNDTEGSILPPLGPPLSVLLDISSETFIIEKKRQVTHPFIPTNCSFEAKNCSLLFEGKRCLIIGSAEVNQSSTLHSNAGVFHIPSYKQVGLQHANGNFVSILCPTDEGKRTKEDEIYLTFSGSILSIVSLLFLVVVYLSIKELRNLPGKCLVSLSLALVWYQIIFRLSEVSKDVEGLCKAVAISLHFFFLAAFSWMSIMAFDTAKTFKVQVKDPRKHASDIKKTFIKYCFVGWGVPLAIVVLCVMLDHIGAVEFGYGKHFQYCGISDRIAIAVAMVTPVSLALVFNVVCLTKSVYTIYQLQKGSGQVTSSRSRVPLLLICFKLTAIMGLTWILTLVANWKQASFLQYPATVLNSLQGFIITLCFITTKRARSLIREKFCKRGSRA, encoded by the exons ATGAGAGTAACACTACTTTCTCTCTGGACATCGACATGTCTAACAACAGCTGTTGGTTTGAGCCTAAGTAGTAGTCACCCGAATTTTCCAATGCAAAGTAACCTCACAGAAACCGTCGCGGGAACAAACGCCTCTAGCAAAATGCACAACCAAAGTGATATAg GACACGATCAGCCAGATTTTGTTCTCAAATACAAGGGTCACGATGTTAGCTTGAGAACACTCTTGAAAAGCAATGTGATATTACCAGTGAACACGCAAAGTTTTCTCGAGAAAGTAGCTGATCAGAAAAACTCATCGCAACAGTCGTGTCAAGGTAGATGCTTCATTGACGAAAGAAGCGATGCTGTGATGTCGTGCTACTGTGAGAAAGATTGCAAAAAATGGGGTGACTGTTGCTGGGATTTCAAAATACG ATGCGCCGAAATCATTGGAGATTCGTCTACTGATAGTATGACTTGTGGGAATATCAATGATCACTCTTGGTCAGGAGTAATTATGAAATCAACTTGCGAATTGAATAATGAATATACAAGCGACTgcaaaaactttgaaaatctcAGTTTATCAATGCAGAGAGAGCTACCCATGTTTGATGCACAAAACAATGTTACTTACAGAAGCATTGCATGTGCAAGGTGCAATAATGCAGACCCAGAGAAGCTGATACCTTGGGGCCTCAGAGTCACTTGTCCAGATCGGAGAACAAAGCTTCCAGAAGATAAGAACATTAATACAATCAAGACATTTTTGAAAGACAAATGTTACTGGAATTACGAACCCACTGTAAACCTCAGTCGCAACTTCAAGTGGTGTGTTGAACGCGATACACTATGCGAGTCCTCTAGTCAGTTTTCCGGGAAGAAGTTGGTCAAAGAGTTATGTTCTTCCTATTCCATGTTGTTTTCGGTGAAAGTTTCGCACTACGTTACACACTTTTACCGGAACCCTCACTGTGCAATTTGCAATCCTCAAGGAAAGCAGTTTGGGAAGAATGAGGATAATAACGACACCGAAGGTTCAATTTTGCCTCCACTCGGGCCTCCATTATCAGTCCTCCTTGACATCAGCTCAGAAACCTTTATCATTGAAAAGAAACGTCAAGTTACCCATCCGTTCATTCCAACAAACTGCAGTTTTGAGGCGAAAAACTGTTCTTTGCTCTTCGAAGGTAAAAGATGCTTGATTATCGGCTCGGCAGAGGTGAATCAATCATCAACGTTGCACTCAAATGCGGGAGTTTTTCATATTCCGAGCTATAAACAAGTTGGACTGCAACATGCGAACGGAAACTTTGTTTCTATTTTGTGCCCCACGGATGAAGGTAAACGGACGAAGGAAGATGAGATTTACCTCACATTTAGCGGATCAATTCTGTCAATCGTCTCGCTGTTGTTTCTTGTGGTAGTTTATCTGTCAATCAAGGAGCTCAGAAACCTTCCTGGAAAATGTCTGGTCAGTCTTTCACTTGCGTTGGTGTGGTATCAAATAATCTTTCGCCTCTCTGAAGTATCCAAAGACGTGGAAGGACTTTGCAAAGCGGTGGCtatttctcttcatttctttttcctggCAGCTTTTTCATGGATGAGTATAATGGCGTTTGACACTGCAAAAACGTTTAAAGTTCAAG TGAAAGACCCCAGGAAACACGCTTCTGACATCAAAAAGACCTTCATCAAATACTGCTTTGTTGGATGGGGAGTTCCCTTAGCAATTGTGGTCTTGTGTGTCATGTTGGATCACATTGGAGCCGTTGAGTTTGGTTATG GGAAACACTTTCAGTATTGTGGCATCTCTGACAGAATAGCTATAGCAGTCGCCATGGTTACACCTGTAAGCCTCGCTTTGGTCTTCAACGTCGTGTGCCTGACTAAAAGTGTTTACACGATTTATCAGTTGCAAAAG GGCTCTGGACAAGTAACAAGTTCTAGATCTCGCGTGCCGTTACTACTCATCTGCTTCAAACTAACAGCTATTATGGGACTCACGTGGATTCTGACACTTGTCGCAAACTGGAAACAAGCTTCCTTCCTCCAGTATCCAGCTACAGTCTTAAACAGCTTGCAAG GGTTCATCATAACGCTGTGCTTTATCACAACAAAAAGAGCAAGAAGTCTCATCAGAGAAAAATTCTGCAAACGTGGCTCAAGAGCTTAA
- the LOC141883965 gene encoding uncharacterized protein LOC141883965 yields the protein IAREIGDRGGEGRAYGSLGNAYHSLGNCRKATEYYKKCLKIAREIGDRGGEGGAYGSLGNAYQSLGDYRKAIEYHEKHLKIATEIGDRSGEGGAYGGLGNAYHSLGNYRKANEYYKKCLKIAREIGDRGGEGGAYGNLGNAYQSLGDYRKAIEYHEKHLKIATEIGDRSGEGGAYGGLGNAYHSLGNYRKANEYYKKCLKIAREIGDRGGEGRAYGSLGNAYDSLGDYRKAIEYHEKHLKIATEIGDRSREGGAYGSLGNAYQSLGDYRKAIEYHEKHLKIAREISDRGGEGGAYGSLGNAYQSLGDYRKAIEYHEKHLKLATEIGDRSGEGGAYGNLGNAYDSLGDYRKAIEYHEKHLKIATEIGDRSREGGAYGSLGNAYQSLGDYRKAIEYHEKHLKIATEIGDRSGEGGAYGSLGNAYQSLGDYRKAIEYHEKHLKIATEIGDRSGEGGAYGGLGNAYHSLGNYRKANEYYKKCLKIAREIGDRGGEGRAYGNLGNAYDSLGDYRKAIEYHEKHLKLATEIGDRSGEGGAYGSLGNAYQSLGDYRKAIEYHEKHLKIAREISNRGGEGGAYGSLGNAYRSLGDYRKAIEYHEKHLKIATEIGDRSGEGRAYGSLGNAYQSLGDYRKAIEYHEKHLKIATEIGDRSGEGGAYGGLGNAYHSLGNYRKANEYYKKCLKIAREIGDRGGEGRAYGNLGNAYDSLGDYRKAIEYHEKHLKLATEIGDRSGEGGAYGNLGNAYDSLGDYRKAIEYHEKHLKIARETGDRGRKGRVHGSLGNAYQSLGDYLKAIECHEKHLKLATEIGDRGGEGGAYGGLGNAYHSLGNYRKANEYYKKCLKIAREIGDRGGEGRAYGNLGNAYDSLGDYRKAIEYHEKHLKIATEIGDRSGEGGAYGSLGNAYQSLGDYRKAIEYHEKHLKIATEIGDRSGEGGAYGNLGNAYDSLGDYRKAIMFHEKHLKIAIEIGDQAGEGKAYHNIGIDFSCLEEIENAVDNFLSAVDVFNSLRSLLKSQDNWKIRFREIHEAAYNALWVSLLRIKKIDEALFAADQGRAQTLSDNLLLQYKLDASLSSAAVDSKETVCCLLRKLSSPTLFLAIIGFTANIWFLRKGKKIILRKGRLEGDKREKDPLFALLQSSLEKIGAEHSKRCEDRTFDELDNECLLSLEVRGEGVGKPPLPSLHNPFKPFYDAVIDPILDMLEPQNDELVIVSDGALCFIPWAAVIESIRIRVVPSLTSYQLILSAPEGHYRKKGALLVGNPCSNELKEPLDDLPCAQEEVEMIASIVKTTPLTGIHATKAEVMKRMSSVGLIHIAAHGNQHTGEIALSPNPGWSSKFPHRKDYILKMSDVQAANLRARLVVLSCCHSGRGRVLKGEGVVGIARAFLAAGARSVLVALWAIDDEATMVFMKRFYQYLKEGKTASAAVQQSMKFLRESEQFSEMKYWAPFQLIGDDVKIEFEEDVKIEFEEDDVKK from the coding sequence attgcaagagaaattggtgatcggggcggagaagggcgagcctatggaagtctcggtaatgcttaccactCACTTGGGAACTGTCGAAAAGCCACTGAGTAttataaaaaatgtttgaaaattgcaagagaaattggtgatcggggcggagaaggaggagcctatggaagtctcggtaatgcttaccagtcactgggtgactatcgaaaagccattgagtatcatgaaaaacatttgaaaattgcaacagaaattggtgatcggagcggagaaggaggagcctatggaggtctcggtaatgcttaccactCACTTGGgaactatcgaaaagccaatGAGTAttataaaaaatgtttgaaaattgcaagagaaattggtgatcggggcggagaaggaggagcctatggaaatctcggtaatgcttaccagtcactgggtgactatcgaaaagccattgagtatcatgaaaaacatttaaaaattgcaacagaaattggtgatcggagcggagaaggaggagcctatggaggtctcggtaatgcttaccactCACTTGGgaactatcgaaaagccaatGAGTAttataaaaaatgtttgaaaattgcaagagaaattggtgatcggggcggagaaggacgagcctatggaagtctcggtaatgcttacgactcactgggtgactatcgaaaagccattgagtatcatgaaaaacatttaaaaattgcaacagaaattggtgatcggagcagagaaggaggagcctatggaagtctcggtaatgcttaccagtcactgggtgactatcgaaaagccattgagtatcatgaaaaacatttgaaaattgcaagagaaattagtgatcggggcggagaaggaggagcctatggaagtctcggtaatgcttaccagtcactgggtgactatcgaaaagccattgagtatcatgaaaaacatttaaaacttgcaacagaaattggtgatcggagcggagaaggaggagcctatggaaatctcggtaatgcttacgactcactgggtgactatcgaaaagccattgagtatcatgaaaaacatttaaaaattgcaacagaaattggtgatcggagcagagaaggaggagcctatggaagtctcggtaatgcttaccagtcactgggtgactatcgaaaagccattgagtatcatgaaaaacatttgaaaattgcaacagaaattggtgatcggagcggagaaggaggagcctatggaagtctcggtaatgcttaccagtcactgggtgactatcgaaaagccattgagtatcatgaaaaacatttaaaaattgcaacagaaattggtgatcggagcggagaaggaggagcctatggaggtctcggtaatgcttaccactCACTTGGgaactatcgaaaagccaatGAGTAttataaaaaatgtttgaaaattgcaagagaaattggtgatcggggcggagaaggacgagcctatggaaatctcggtaatgcttacgactcactgggtgactatcgaaaagccattgagtatcatgaaaaacatttaaaacttgcaacagaaattggtgatcggagcggagaaggaggagcctatggaagtctcggtaatgcttaccagtcactgggtgactatcgaaaagccattgagtatcatgaaaaacatttgaaaattgcaagagaaattagtaatcggggcggagaaggaggagcctatggaagtctcggtaatgcttaccggtcactgggtgactatcgaaaagccattgagtatcatgaaaaacatttgaaaattgcaacagaaattggtgatcggagcggagaaggacgagcctatggaagtctcggaaatgcttaccagtcactgggtgactatcgaaaagccattgagtatcatgaaaaacatttaaaaattgcaacagaaattggtgatcggagcggagaaggaggagcctatggaggtctcggtaatgcttaccactCACTTGGgaactatcgaaaagccaatGAGTAttataaaaaatgtttgaaaattgcaagagaaattggtgatcggggcggagaaggacgagcctatggaaatctcggtaatgcttacgactcactgggtgactatcgaaaagccattgagtatcatgaaaaacatttaaaacttgcaacagaaattggtgatcggagcggagaaggaggagcctatggaaatctcggtaatgcttacgactcactgggtgactatcgaaaagccattgagtatcatgaaaaacatttaaaaattgctagAGAAACTGGTGATCGGGGCAGAAAAGGAAGAGTccatggaagtctcggtaatgcttaccagtcactgggtgactatctaaaagccattgagtgtcatgaaaaacatttgaaacttgcaacagaaattggtgatcggggcggagaaggaggagcctatggaggtctcggtaatgcttaccactCACTTGGgaactatcgaaaagccaatGAGTAttataaaaaatgtttgaaaattgcaagagaaattggtgatcggggcggagaaggacgagcctatggaaatctcggtaatgcttacgactcactgggtgactatcgaaaagccattgagtatcatgaaaaacatttaaaaattgcaacagaaattggtgatcggagcggagaaggaggagcctatggaagtctcggtaatgcttaccagtcactgggtgactatcgaaaagccattgagtatcatgaaaaacatttgaaaattgcaacagaaattggtgatcggagcggagaaggaggagcctatggaaatctcggtaatgcttacgactcactgggtgactatcgaaaagccatcatgtttcatgaaaaacatttaaaaattgcaattgaGATTGGTGATCAggccggagaaggaaaagcTTATCACAACATTGGAATTGACTTCTCTTGtcttgaagaaattgaaaacgcGGTGGATAATTTTCTGTCCGCTGTGGATGTCTTTAATTCTTTGAGATCTCTATTGAAGTCTCAAGATAACTGGAAAATAAGGTTTCGTGAGATACACGAAGCAGCGTACAATGCTCTATGGGTGTCGTTACTAAGAATTAAAAAGATCGATGAAGCTTTGTTTGCGGCTGACCAAGGACGAGCCCAGACTTTGTCTGACAATTTGTTGCTCCAATATAAACTTGATGCATCCTTATCATCAGCGGCAGTTGACAGCAAAGAGACAGTATGTTGCCTCTTGAGAAAGCTTTCCTCGCCAACTCTTTTTCTAGCAATTATAGGCTTTACGGCCAACATTTGGTTTCtgagaaagggaaagaaaattatattGCGGAAAGGGAGGCTGGAGGGTgacaaaagagagaaagatcCTTTATTTGCCTTACTGCAATCATCTTTAGAAAAAATCGGAGCTGAACATTCAAAAAGATGTGAAGATCGTACATTTGATGAACttgacaatgaatgcttgCTTAGCTTAGAAGTGCGGGGTGAAGGAGTTGGAAAACCACCATTGCCGTCTTTACATAATCCCTTTAAGCCATTTTATGATGCAGTTATTGATCCAATTCTTGACATGCTTGAACCTCAAAACgacgagttggtcattgtttcTGATGGTGCGCTGTGCTTTATTCCATGGGCCGCAGTTATTGAATCGATTAGGATCCGCGTTGTTCCATCACTGACAAGTTATCAACTGATCTTAAGTGCACCCGAAGGACATTACAGGAAGAAGGGGGCGcttttggtcggaaatccCTGCTCAAACGAGTTGAAGGAGCCCTTAGACGACTTACCATGTGCTCAAGAAGaagtagaaatgattgcatcaaTTGTCAAGACCACACCTCTGACAGGGATACatgcaacaaaagctgaagtgatgaaacggatgtcgtcagttggcttaattcatattgctgcCCACGGAAACCAGCACACTGGGGAAATTGCTTTGTCTCCAAATCCTGGATGGTCTTCAAAGTTCCCTCACAGAAAGgattacattttaaaaatgtccgATGTGCAGGCTGCCAACCTTCGAGCTCGTCTTGTAGTGCtaagttgctgtcacagtggacgaggcagagtcttgaagggtgagggtgtggtcggtatcgcacgtgcctttttggcagctggtgctcgttctgtgttggttGCCCTATGGGCAATAGATGACGAGGCTACCATGGTGTTTATGAAAAGATTCTACCAATAcctaaaggaaggaaaaaccgcCAGTGCTGCCGTTCAGCAATCGATGAAATTCCTTCGTGAGTCTGAGCAGTTTTCTGAGATGAAGTactgggctccattccaaCTAATCGGAGATGACGTTAAGATTGAATTCGAGGAGGATGTTAAGATTGAATTCGAGGAGGATGacgtcaaaaaatga